In Solenopsis invicta isolate M01_SB unplaced genomic scaffold, UNIL_Sinv_3.0 scaffold_38, whole genome shotgun sequence, one DNA window encodes the following:
- the LOC105205344 gene encoding uncharacterized protein LOC105205344, with protein sequence MPSFNGKFEEWLSFKNAFINLIGLQSDLSDLDKLHYLTTALKGEAANKIKIFANDKIDYATAWNFLERSYEVKRILIVRHLASIVNLPVLDKENTSGLMKLADDAQQHLAALKSLGVTVGSEMVVYLLESKLPRHTMDKWEALIEKDEFPTLEQMCDFLYRTAVCASRREKPRLCESERNKDTPPAKKARVSPSNRAFVVNASRNCIVCKDKKHPLYLCHKFKQMSVPDRIETTRLGWIVAGNPSALNSSKFPTCHLTSLERQLTKFWEIEEITTDKSMSEQDARCEAYFSEAVSRDNNGRYVVRLPFRKDNVRLGDSRALALKRLLSLERRFNINESFKTGYVRAIEEYMALGYISRVENPGSDGYYMPHHAVVKETRPTIQDKLFVHLIRFRTYNYVLTADIEKMYCQVQLHENDRRYQRILWRVNEEIETFQFNTLAFGVASSPFLAIRAIHQLADDEHHVYPRAAAILKRHLYVDDLLTGADTIEQARMIKDEVIALLNRGGFVIRQWASNDERVVNDLTTNALHANFILNIDRSLKTLRITWKAREDKICYSAHSIEIPGRLTKRNILSKIAKIFDPMGLLGPVVLYAKKLMQDVWKRKLQWDESVPQDLHTAWTEFAQQLASINQVSVDRRLFAEGYRDIQIHGFCDASNVGYGACLYARSTGESGETTIKLICAKSRVAPLKTITIPRLELSGALLLARLYIEASGALSIIPSRVIFWCDSTIVLHWLKTSPHLLKPYVANRVAEIQEITGPCEWRHVGSQDNPADAISRGQLPHCFLQNKMWFEGPSWLNREEGEWPYLVTQSIEVPELKRSASYCCRWRPGNRHIGTLKTTELNEAETRVLKLLQSTQFSNEIKLLRENKQLPSNSKIVKLNPFLDNDGLIRVGGRLRLSHLTFPQKHPVLLPSRHNLVDSIIREIHTRQHHTGIQTTLYNLRQKFWLLDGKNQVRKVVRACTRCFRFRASTTEYKMGNLPTVRVREATPFANTGIDFCGPFFIKERKHRNRTKLKVYVCVFICMTIKAVHLELVSDLSSDGFLAALRRFIARRGMPEHLYSDNGTNFVGANNQLKEMYALFNSEPHQILVNQFASQHRIVWHFIPPAAPHFGGLWESTVKLFKHHVKRVVGDSLFTFEELNTFITEVEGILNSRPITTLSSDPNDLSALTPAHYLLGKPLTALPEGNVSSIPVNRLSAWQHIAKVRQDFWARWHLEYLNELQKRSKWFKDGPKLEAGTIVLIKNKGLPCTQWALGKITALHPGDDGVARVATIKTANGELKRSTRLLCPLPVE encoded by the exons ATGCCTTCGTTCAATGGAAAATTCGAAGAATGGCTTTCTTTTAAGAACgcgtttattaatttaatcgggTTGCAATCCGATTTATCGGATCTAGACAAACTTCACTACTTGACGACCGCATTGAAAGGCGAGGCGGCcaataaaatcaagatttttgcGAACGATAAAATAGACTATGCTACTGCATGGAATTTTCTAGAACGATCATATGAGGTAAAGCGCATATTAATAGTACGGCATCTCGCGTCTATAGTCAACCTTCCGGTGTTAGACAAAGAGAATACGAGCGGTTTAATGAAACTCGCGGATGATGCTCAACAGCATCTTGCAGCGTTAAAGTCTTTAGGGGTCACAGTCGGTTCTGAAATGGTAGTATATCTTTTAGAGAGTAAATTGCCGAGACACACGATGGACAAGTGGGAAGCGTTAATTGAGAAAGATGAATTTCCCACACTCGAGCAAAtgtgtgattttttatataGGACCGCGGTTTGCGCGTCGAGACGCGAGAAACCGAGATTATGCGAATCCGAACGAAACAAGGATACACCCCCGGCGAAAAAGGCACGAGTATCTCCCTCGAATCGGGCGTTCGTAGTAAACGCGTCGCGTAACTGCATCGTATGCAAGGATAAGAAACATCCACTTTATCTTTGTCATAAATTTAAGCAAATGTCTGTGCCGGATCGCATCGAGAcg ACGCGACTCGGCTGGATAGTCGCTGGAAATCCGTCCGCGCTGAACTCTTCGAAATTCCCGACATGTCACTTAACGAGCTTAGAACGGCAATTAACCAAATTTTGGGAAATCGAGGAGATAACGACGGACAAATCAATGTCGGAACAAGACGCGCGATGCGAAGCGTATTTTTCAGAGGCCGTATCTCGCGATAACAACGGGCGTTACGTGGTACGATTGCCATTTCGCAAGGATAACGTGCGTCTGGGCGATTCACGGGCCCTTGCTCTTAAACGATTGTTATCCCTAGAACGAAGATTCAATATAAATGAATCATTTAAAACCGGATATGTTAGGGCAATCGAGGAATATATGGCGCTAGGATACATATCTCGAGTAGAAAATCCCGGCAGCGACGGCTATTACATGCCTCACCACGCGGTGGTAAAGGAAACCA GGCCCACTATTCAAGACAAGCTGTTCGTGCATTTGATTCGTTTCCGTACTTATAATTACGTTCTTACAGCCgacattgaaaaaatgtattgtcaGGTGCAATTACACGAAAACGACCGACGCTATCAAAGAATACTATGGCGCGTAAACGAAGAGATCGAGACCTTTCAATTTAATACTCTTGCTTTCGGTGTCGCCTCATCCCCCTTCTTAGCAATACGCGCGATTCACCAATTAGCAGACGACGAACATCATGTCTATCCTCGAGCTGCGGCAATTCTCAAGCGGCATTTATACGTAGACGATCTGTTGACAGGCGCGGACACTATCGAACAAGCGCGAATGATTAAAGATGAAGTGATCGCGCTATTGAACCGCGGCGGATTCGTCATAAGACAATGGGCGTCTAACGACGAACGAGTCGTTAATGATCTGACTACTAATGCACTGCACGCGAATTTCATATTGAATATCGATCGTTCCTTAAAAACGTTAAGAATAACATGGAAGGCGCGCGAGGACAAGATATGCTATTCGGCACACTCCATTGAAATACCGGGAAGACTAACGAAACGGAACATTCTATCGAAAATCGCGAAAATATTTGATCCAATGGGCTTGCTGGGCCCCGTGGTCTTATACGCGAAGAAACTAATGCAGGACGTGTGGAAACGTAAGCTTCAGTGGGACGAATCCGTCCCGCAGGATTTACACACCGCATGGACGGAATTCGCTCAACAGCTGGCGTCGATAAATCAAGTTTCCGTCGATCGCAGGTTATTCGCGGAGGGTTACCGTGATATTCAGATACACGGATTTTGCGATGCCAGCAATGTCGGTTACGGGGCCTGTCTTTACGCACGATCGACAGGGGAAAGCGGAGAAACgacgattaaattaatttgtgcaAAATCGCGAGTAGCACCGTTAAAAACTATAACGATCCCTCGACTAGAGCTGAGTGGCGCATTGTTACTCGCGCGATTGTATATCGAAGCGAGTGGTGCGCTGAGCATCATACCTAGTAGAGTCATATTTTGGTGTGATTCAACAATCGTATTACACTGGTTGAAAACGTCACCTCACTTATTAAAACCCTACGTAGCAAATCGAGTCGCGGAAATCCAAGAAATTACCGGTCCGTGCGAATGGCGACACGTAGGATCGCAAGACAATCCCGCCGACGCAATCTCTAGAGGGCAATTACCTCACtgctttttgcaaaataaaatgtggTTTGAAGGACCTTCGTGGTTGAATCGAGAAGAAGGAGAATGGCCGTATTTAGTGACGCAATCCATAGAGGTACCTGAGTTAAAGCGAAGCGCAT CTTACTGTTGTCGATGGCGGCCCGGTAATAGACACATTGGCACACTAAAGACAACAGAATTAAACGAGGCTGAGACGCGAGTTTTGAAGCTTCTCCAATCCACGCAATTTTCAAACGAAATTAAACTGCTTAGAGAAAATAAGCAATTGCCAAGCAACAGCAAAATTGTCAAGTTGAACCCTTTTTTAGATAATGACGGGCTAATCCGAGTAGGAGGGCGGTTACGATTGTCACATTTAACATTCCCACAAAAACATCCAGTTTTATTGCCTAGTCGACATAATTTAGTTGATAGCATTATTCGAGAAATCCACACGAGACAACATCATACGGGAATTCAGACTACGCTATATAACCTTAGACAAAAATTCTGGCTGCTCGACGGTAAAAACCAAGTGCGAAAGGTCGTGCGGGCATGCACGCGTTGCTTCCGTTTCCGTGCAAGTACAACCGAATATAAAATGGGAAATCTCCCCACGGTGCGCGTGCGTGAGGCAACACCTTTCGCGAACACGGGCATAGATTTCTGCGGTCCTTTCTTCATTAAGGAAAGGAAACATCGCAATAGAACGAAACTTAAGGTATACGTGTGCGTATTTATATGCATGACAATTAAAGCTGTTCATCTCGAGCTCGTGAGCGATTTGTCCTCCGATGGATTTCTCGCGGCATTAAGAAGATTTATAGCAAGACGAGGGATGCCGGAACATCTTTATTCCGATAATGGAACCAATTTCGTCGGAGCTAACAATCAATTGAAAGAAATGTACGCGCTTTTTAATTCCGAACCTCATCAAATTCTCGTAAATCAGTTCGCAAGCCAGCATCGTATAGTTTGGCATTTTATACCGCCCGCCGCGCCACATTTTGGCGGATTGTGGGAGTCGACGGTGAAGCTCTTCAAGCATCACGTCAAACGCGTTGTAGGGGACTCTTTGTTCACCTTTGAAgagttaaatacatttataaccGAAGTCGAGGGCATTCTCAACTCTAGGCCAATTACGACACTTTCTTCTGATCCGAATGACCTTTCGGCATTGACGCCGGCTCACTATCTTCTCGGCAAGCCATTAACAGCACTTCCAGAGGGTAACGTTAGCTCTATTCCAGTAAATCGATTGTCTGCATGGCAACACATTGCAAAGGTCCGACAAGATTTTTGGGCCCGTTGGCATCTGGAATATCTTAACGAGCTTCAAAAACGCAGTAAATGGTTCAAAGACGGACCAAAACTTGAGGCCGGAACAAttgtacttataaaaaataaaggactGCCGTGCACACAATGGGCGCTAGGCAAAATCACAGCCTTGCATCCTGGTGACGATGGAGTCGCACGGGTCGCCACCATAAAAACGGCAAATGGAGAATTAAAACGCTCCACTAGACTGCTCTGTCCATTGCCAGTCGAATAA
- the LOC120359949 gene encoding uncharacterized protein LOC120359949, translating into MNRSHRHTSAWLAQRGSTGTGSSCSIAGRWSATDCSRDAVGVKSLQYADDLVIYTSIKNVVSVSDMLQQAINNVCLFLKNKGLELSPTKSNLLIFSKNKIVQDSNVSFKIQNSEILRVKYAKFLGFWLDEELTGKVHYQFLVSKCRKLVDIISALAGLWWGSHSQLLINIYRAIIRSVLEYGYLSFAYKAIRVALGYRGSTPINVVLSEAREPTLVARFNFLTIKFINSLQETAIQ; encoded by the exons ATGAACCGCAGCCATAGACACACCTCGGCATGGCTCGCTCAACGTGGCTCAACAGGAACAGGAAGTAGCTGCTCAATCGCCGGTCGCTGGTCGGCCACAGATTGTTCACGTGACGCTGTTG GAGTCAAATCACTGCAATATGCAGATGATTTGGTAATCTATACTTCTATCAAGAACGTTGTTTCTGTAAGTGATATGCTACAACAGGCTATCAACAATGTAtgtcttttcttaaaaaacaaGGGCCTGGAGTTGTCCCCTACTAAATCTAATCTTCTCATATtctccaaaaataaaatagtgcAGGATTCTAACGTctcttttaaaatacaaaattcagaaattttaaGAGTTAAATACGCCAAATTCTTAGGCTTCTGGCTAGATGAAGAGCTTACTGGCAAAGTACATTATCAATTTTTAGTTAGCAAATGTCGCAAGCTAGTGGACATTATTTCAGCCTTGGCTGGACTTTGGTGGGGATCACATTCTCAgcttctaataaacatttatcgAGCCATAATCCGAAGCGTGCTGGAGTACGGAT atttgtcGTTTGCATACAAAGCTATTAGAGTTGCACTAGGCTACAGGGGCTCCACACCAATTAACGTCGTGTTAAGTGAAGCCAGGGAACCAACTTTGGTCGCTAGATTCAACTTTCTAACCATCAAGTTCATCAACAGCCTGCAAGAGACTGCAATCCAATAA
- the LOC113002745 gene encoding testis-expressed protein 10 homolog has product MSKNHKRSKHLKSEKSKVKLKTKKSIDRPAKGLNATDTSFKVKKILIREQLKQRDETEIVSTRKLNIDDLLTLFRHHNSTVREDALKQLKDILFRHPPKSLHSRLNSLLHGIAALSLDKEKGVRTSCFHALNVILGRISNEQLMPLCEIVMSYLSCAMTHIDPCVKQDSLLFLDVLLQNCGSIVAKNSHKILLNFLGMICRLHNEVRPEAQLTTTLNSKSTNINWRIKVLERLANLFISVVNYRTLCTNTRSNMVLPRSKRYTRYVPIYSNCATRLYEINLEDMSSLDSRAKETVPLEEFVKYIGLLIPLMCNIWLEVCPKDEKVDNYTEITILSDGATLLRSIVIIIQSIAEYIDTLDHDDCDVENVKHWFKETFHDSYMKNFLSRFPYTEVKPHINKFRKRQKDFSQMEFTEGCLEQNLGLCQIHAWFTSLFSRNEQFSKSTKMCCVSVMKYLNGVVENWCDSSVSSQLTKLLRTLFLKAGTIWYTNSISLNHTLRLIIEAASRLAKKELQSHFYLIIGDIMLQSDLNELHRERAFENFVASLPSLLLKPSIDDVVIRMISHIVVRFKEWIREELVAKHESIIDNANKIDIVGSHDDKQSRLMICNLFYFIDSHVYY; this is encoded by the exons ATGAGTAAGAATCATAAACGTTCGAAACATCTAAAATCGGAAAagtcaaaagtaaaattgaaaacaaagaaaTCCATCGATCGGCCAGCAAAAGGCTTGAACGCTACGGATACGtcgtttaaagttaaaaagatatTGATACGTGAACAATTAAAGCAACGAGATGAAACGGAAATTGTCAGCACTcgcaaattaaatattgat GATTTATTAACGCTCTTTCGACATCATAATTCGACTGTGAGAGAAGATGCTTTGAAACAATTAAAAGACATCTTATTTCGACATCCTCCAAAATCATTACATTCACGATTGAATTCCTTGTTACACGGTATTGCAGCTTTATCTCTTGATAAAGAGAAAGGTGTACGAACAAGTTGTTTTCATGCGCTCAATGTTATTCTTGGTCGTATTTCGAATGAACAGTTGATGCCCCTGTGTGAAATCGTTATGTCTTACTTGAGCTGTGCCATGACACATATCGATCCATGTGTAAAACAAGATTCTCTACTTTTCTTAGATGTACTCCTACAAAATTGTGGTAGTATTGTGGCAAAGAATAGTCATAAAATACTACTCAATTTTTTAGGTATGATATGTAGATTACACAATGAAGTTAGACCTGAAGCACAATTAACAACGACTCTAAATTCCAAAAGCACAAATATAAATTGGAGAATTAAAGTTTTGGAACGTTTAGCCAATTTATTTATCTCTGTTGTAAACTATAGAACGCTTTGTACGAATACGCGGTCGAATATGGTACTTCCAAGATCTAAAAGGTATACCAGATATGTTCCTATTTACAGCAACTGTGCAACTCGACTTTATGAAATTAATCTTGAAGATATGAGTTCGTTAGATAGTCGTGCAAAAGAAACTGTACCTCTAGAAGAATTTGTAAAGTATATAGGTTTATTGATACCATTGATGTGTAATATTTGGCTCGAAGTATGTCCCAAGGATGAAAAAGTTGATAATTACACAGAGATTACAATTTTAAGTGATGGAGCCACATTATTAAGAAGCAtcgttataattatacaatctATTGCGGAGTACATTGATACGTTGGATCACGACGATTGCGATGtggaaaatgtaaaacattGGTTTAAAGAGACGTTTCACGAttcatatatgaaaaattttctatcaaGATTCCCATATACTGAAGTAAAACCgcatattaataaattcagAAAGCGCCAAAAAGATTTTTCTCAAATGGAATTTACAGAAGGATGTTTGGAACAGAATTTAGGACTTTGTCAAATTCATGCTTGGTTTACATCTTTATTTAGTCGTAACGAACAATTTTCCAAATCTACCAAGATGTGCTGTGTAtcagttatgaaatatttaaatg gtGTTGTTGAAAATTGGTGCGACTCGTCCGTATCATCGCAACTAACTAAACTTCTAAGAACTTTGTTTTTGAAAGCTGGTACAATTTGGTATACCAACAGTATTAGTTTAAATCATACTTTAAGATTGATTATTGAAGCAGCTTCTCGTTTAGCTAAGAAAGAATTGCAATCACATTTCTATTTGATTATTGGTGATATTATGTTGCAAAGCGATTTGAATGAGTTACACAG AGAGAGAGCGTTTGAAAACTTTGTTGCAAGCTTACCAAGTTTACTCCTGAAACCAAGCATAGATGACGTCGTAATTCGTATGATCAGTCATATAGTTGTACGTTTTAAAGAATGGATCCGGGAAGAATTGGTGGCTAAGCACGAATCTATTATCG ACAATGCTAACAAAATCGATATTGTAGGTTCACATGATGATAAACAATCGAGACTTATGATTTGTAATCTATTTTACTTTATAGATtcacatgtttattattaa